The DNA sequence GCGCTGACCGGTCCGTCCGTGCGGGGTCAGAAGGTCGGTTCCGGCAGCAGCTCCTGCCGGGCGCCCAGCCGCCGGCGCAGCACGATCTTGCGCACCCCTCCGGGGTAGAGGCGCAGCCGGGACAGTTCCCAGCCGGAGAACTCGGCCTGGATCGCCAGCCGCACCGACGCCGTGAGCCGGGAGACGTCCCCCTCGATGCGCACCGGGCGGTACTCGTACCGGTCGTCGGCCCAGCCGTCGCCGTCCCGAGTCCCGGCCACCCGATTCCCGGCGGCGGAGTCCTCCGACCCGTTCCCAGCGCCCTCGGTCATGGTTGCCTCCCGGTCGTGCCGTGCTCGTCGGTGCCCACCGGGTGAACGGTGGGTGTCGCGTCGGGCATCCCCACTGTAAGGGGCACCCCGCCCGGAGGGGAGGCTCAGACGGGGTCGCTCACGTCGTCCAGCGCGGTGCGGATCTCGGCCGGCAGCACGAGGTCCTCGGTCGCCAGCGACGCACGCAGCTGTGCGGCGTCCCGCGCCCCGACGACGGCGGAGGCGACCCCGGGCCGGTCCCGCACCCAGGTCAGCGCCACCGACAGCGGCGAGGTGCCGAGCCCGTCGGCGGCGGTGAGCACCGACTGCACGATCCGCGCCGAGTGCTCGGTGCGGCGGGTCTCCACGTACGACGCCAGCAGTGGACTCGCGCCCCGCGAGTCCGCCGGCGTGCCGTCGGTGTACTTGCCCGTCAGCACGCCCCGGCCGAGCGGGGCCCAGGCCAGCAGCCCGAGGCCGTGGTGCCGGGCGGCGGGCAGGAGCTCGGCCTCCGGCTCCCGGGCGAGCAGCGAGTACTCCACCTGCGCCGACACCGGGCGGCAGACGGCCGGGTCGGGCCCGGCCGT is a window from the Pseudonocardia sp. HH130629-09 genome containing:
- a CDS encoding DUF5703 family protein produces the protein MTEGAGNGSEDSAAGNRVAGTRDGDGWADDRYEYRPVRIEGDVSRLTASVRLAIQAEFSGWELSRLRLYPGGVRKIVLRRRLGARQELLPEPTF